In Synechococcus sp. PCC 6312, one genomic interval encodes:
- the alaS gene encoding alanine--tRNA ligase, whose amino-acid sequence MTSTAPRLTAPPLTGDQIRQTFLEFYAAKGHTILPSASLIPEDPTVLLTIAGMLPFKPIFLGQQARTVPKATTSQKCIRTNDIENVGRTARHHTFFEMLGNFSFGDYFKTEAISWAWELLTEVYQLPPDRLVVSVFESDDQAWEIWHSKIGIPPEKICRMGEDSNFWTAGPTGPCGPCSEIYYDFHPELGTDGLDLEDDSRFIELYNLVFMELNQDANKHRTPLQAKNIDTGMGLERMAQVLQGVPNNYETDLIFPIIQATANLADINYAETTESVQTSLKVIGDHLRAVVHLISDGVSASNVGRGYVLRRLIRRVVRHGRLVGITKPFTTGVAEVAIQLSEVVYPQVRQRQAVILAELEREEENFLKTLDRGEKLLAEIIAKAKSSGKKAKTAMISGLDAFTLYDTYGFPFELTQEIAAEQGLTVDEKGFDQEMESQRQRSQAAHETIDLTVKGSLDQLAEDIHPTKFIGYDQFALTTEIAALLVDGDIVKSAGPGTSVQVILAETPFYAESGGQIGDRGYLAGSDVLVQIEDVQKENGIFVHYGRVERGSLQAGDTVTAQIDLTSRRRIQAHHTATHLLQAALKKLIDDSISQAGSLVAFDRLRFDFNCPRALTAAEVQQVEDQVNTWITESHATQTEVLPIAEAKAKGAIAMFGEKYGAEVRVMDVPGVSMELCGGTHVGNTAEIGLFKIIAETGVASGIRRIEAIAGPAVRDYLNQRDQVVRELMERFKVKPEEIIERITGLQTELKTTQKEREILKAELALLKAKDLLTQAKAINDLNILVAELPDMDANGLKTTAEWFLQKLPQGAVVLGSASEGKVSLVAAMSPEAIKQGHHAGNLIKELAQLCGGGGGGRPNFAQAGGKQPEKLAEALNLARTLLEI is encoded by the coding sequence CCCCGCCCTTAACGGGTGATCAAATTCGGCAAACGTTCTTAGAGTTTTATGCCGCCAAGGGACACACAATTCTCCCCAGTGCTTCTCTGATTCCTGAGGATCCGACAGTCCTGCTCACCATTGCCGGGATGTTACCGTTTAAGCCAATTTTTCTCGGACAACAGGCCCGGACGGTTCCCAAAGCCACCACCTCACAAAAGTGTATTCGCACTAATGATATTGAAAATGTGGGTCGAACCGCGCGCCATCATACGTTTTTTGAGATGTTGGGCAATTTTAGTTTTGGCGATTATTTCAAGACCGAAGCAATTAGCTGGGCCTGGGAACTGTTAACCGAGGTTTATCAACTCCCCCCAGATCGCTTAGTTGTGAGTGTGTTTGAATCCGATGACCAGGCCTGGGAGATTTGGCACAGCAAAATTGGGATTCCCCCAGAAAAAATTTGTCGGATGGGCGAAGATAGCAACTTTTGGACGGCTGGCCCGACTGGCCCCTGTGGCCCCTGTTCTGAGATTTATTACGACTTTCACCCCGAACTTGGCACAGATGGCCTTGATTTAGAGGATGATTCCCGCTTCATTGAGCTATATAACCTGGTCTTCATGGAGCTTAATCAAGATGCCAATAAGCACCGGACTCCTTTACAAGCCAAAAATATTGACACTGGCATGGGCCTGGAGCGAATGGCGCAGGTATTACAAGGCGTTCCCAACAATTACGAAACTGATTTAATTTTCCCGATCATCCAGGCCACGGCTAACTTAGCTGACATCAACTACGCAGAGACAACCGAATCCGTCCAAACCTCCTTAAAAGTCATTGGCGATCATCTCCGGGCCGTGGTGCATTTAATTAGTGATGGGGTGAGTGCCAGTAATGTTGGGCGGGGCTATGTCTTGCGGCGGCTGATTCGGCGGGTAGTTCGGCATGGGCGATTAGTCGGGATTACCAAACCCTTTACAACGGGCGTGGCGGAAGTGGCAATTCAACTGTCTGAGGTGGTGTATCCCCAGGTGCGACAACGGCAAGCGGTGATTTTGGCAGAACTGGAACGGGAAGAAGAGAATTTCCTCAAAACCTTGGATCGGGGTGAAAAACTCCTGGCTGAAATTATTGCCAAAGCCAAATCATCCGGGAAAAAAGCTAAAACGGCGATGATCTCTGGCCTGGATGCTTTTACGCTCTACGACACCTATGGTTTTCCCTTTGAGTTGACCCAGGAAATTGCCGCCGAACAGGGCTTAACGGTGGATGAAAAAGGCTTTGATCAAGAAATGGAGAGCCAACGTCAACGCTCCCAGGCCGCCCACGAAACCATTGATTTAACGGTGAAAGGGAGTTTAGATCAACTGGCGGAAGACATTCACCCAACCAAGTTTATTGGCTACGACCAGTTTGCTTTGACGACTGAAATTGCCGCGCTACTCGTGGATGGGGACATTGTCAAATCAGCGGGGCCTGGGACTTCAGTACAGGTGATTTTGGCCGAAACTCCCTTCTATGCCGAATCTGGAGGTCAAATTGGTGACCGGGGTTACTTAGCGGGAAGTGATGTCCTCGTCCAAATTGAGGATGTCCAAAAGGAAAACGGCATCTTTGTCCACTATGGCCGGGTTGAACGGGGCAGTCTCCAGGCCGGGGATACGGTTACCGCCCAAATTGATCTCACCAGTCGCCGCCGGATTCAAGCCCACCACACCGCCACCCACCTCTTGCAAGCAGCCCTGAAAAAACTGATTGATGACTCGATTTCCCAGGCCGGGTCATTGGTCGCCTTTGATCGGTTGCGGTTTGACTTTAATTGCCCCAGAGCCTTAACTGCTGCCGAAGTTCAACAAGTTGAAGACCAAGTCAACACTTGGATCACAGAAAGCCACGCCACCCAAACTGAAGTTCTCCCCATTGCCGAGGCCAAAGCCAAGGGTGCGATTGCCATGTTTGGGGAAAAATACGGGGCAGAAGTCCGAGTGATGGATGTACCGGGGGTTTCAATGGAACTCTGTGGCGGCACCCATGTGGGCAATACGGCGGAAATTGGCCTGTTCAAAATCATTGCCGAAACCGGGGTCGCCTCTGGAATTCGCCGGATTGAAGCCATTGCCGGGCCTGCGGTGCGGGATTACCTCAATCAACGGGATCAGGTCGTGCGGGAATTGATGGAGCGGTTCAAAGTTAAACCCGAGGAAATTATTGAACGGATCACCGGCCTGCAAACGGAACTGAAAACTACGCAAAAAGAACGGGAAATCCTGAAAGCCGAACTCGCCCTCCTGAAAGCCAAAGACCTCCTCACCCAGGCCAAGGCCATTAACGATCTAAATATTCTCGTGGCTGAGTTGCCGGATATGGATGCGAATGGCCTGAAAACGACAGCGGAATGGTTCCTCCAAAAACTCCCCCAAGGTGCGGTGGTGTTGGGCTCTGCCTCGGAGGGGAAAGTTAGTCTGGTTGCAGCTATGAGTCCGGAAGCAATTAAACAGGGGCATCATGCCGGGAATTTAATTAAAGAACTGGCTCAACTCTGTGGTGGTGGTGGCGGTGGCCGACCGAATTTTGCCCAGGCCGGTGGCAAACAACCGGAAAAACTCGCAGAAGCCTTAAACTTAGCGCGGACTCTCCTAGAGATTTAG
- a CDS encoding DUF29 family protein has translation MEELLELRALVQNHDYEKALALIDELEEMSREDKLTKIYSYAVVLLVYLIKQAAEERTTRSWEFLIYNSIKSIKRVNQRRKSGGVYANEAQLLEIIEDAFDTALRKAALEAFEGVYSDQQLLEKINPTEIQQQALTLIKGEG, from the coding sequence ATGGAAGAATTACTAGAGTTGCGGGCCTTAGTCCAAAATCACGACTACGAAAAAGCCCTAGCTCTGATTGATGAACTTGAGGAAATGTCGCGGGAAGACAAGTTAACCAAAATCTATAGTTACGCTGTGGTGCTGTTAGTTTATTTAATCAAACAAGCAGCCGAGGAACGTACAACCCGGTCTTGGGAGTTTTTGATTTATAACAGTATCAAGAGTATTAAACGGGTTAATCAGCGGCGTAAATCCGGTGGAGTCTATGCCAACGAAGCACAACTGCTTGAAATTATTGAGGATGCGTTTGATACGGCCTTAAGAAAGGCGGCTTTGGAAGCGTTTGAAGGGGTTTATTCAGATCAGCAACTTTTAGAGAAAATCAACCCCACTGAAATTCAGCAACAGGCTTTAACTTTAATCAAGGGTGAGGGGTAG